CATTTCCAGCTTCTCGGGGTAGGCCAAATCTCCCGTTGATGGATTGTAGTTTTGGATGTCGGActgcaaatacaaatgcgCACGGAACACCAAACGCTCCTGTACATCCTGCAGCAACTGATGTGCAATAGTGGCAAAAGCTTCCAAAGCAGCGGCTATAAAATAATCGAATCAGTCAAACCGTCTCGTATAATGTATAAGCATCTTACGATTTTGTTGCACGTGCTCTTCGAGCATTTCAATGCGCAGAATGGAGCATATCTCGGCCAACGTTTCCAAATGATTAATGTGTATGATAAACGGCCGCATTGTGTCGTACAGAATCGTGCAAAGTCCCTCAAGATAAACactgaaaaatttaaaagaattaaTGTTGCATACATTGCAAGTATTGCGCACTACAACTTACGTTAAATGAGGAGCTCCAGTACTAAAGAACTGATAATAAAGACGCTGTTCATCCTGGCAGACGTGCACCAAAAAAGCGCAAGCACTGCGCGTCAGCGAACAGTGATCGCCCTTGTGAGCGTTCTTTACATTCTGTATGGATTGATTGACAGCTGGGGACATGACACTGGCTCGCTGTGCCAGATAATGTTGTTGCAAATCCGTCATCAGTTGGCTGTACTCACTGCTGTTGCTATTCTCCAGCCGGGTTTCAATCAACTGAGCCACTCGTTTCACTTTCGCCGCTGACGTTTGATACTTGCCATAGTACAAAGCAAAAGCGGCATCGGGGGCTTGCAGCGCAGCATCGCCGCTGTTATTGCGTGGATTAAGAGTCGCCTCAGTAGCCTGATTGATCACATTGATGATGTAATTGCGCACCAGTCCAGTGGCTTTGGCTAGACACTGCTTATACTTGACATTATAGGCAGCCGCATCCTTGAAGTTGGGCTGCAAGCAAGGCATATTTATTGGGTGAATTTAAGGAGTTATCTTGTACTTACGTGCTCTGCCAAATAGTTTAAGCATTCGTCTATTTTATTAAGACACTCACGAAATGCTTCACTGGCCACCGACAATGTGGGACTCTGTagccgctgcagcagcagctccactTGACTGAAGTAGTGCAGGCGCCGCTGTATCTCACTGTTTAACTCCTGCAGTTTCTGCTGTTCATCAATCAACTGTTCACTGGCCGTATTTAATGCACTTGTCTTCTGGGAGACAAATTCGTATTCGGAGCTTAAGGCACCCAATCGTTCCATGGCCACTGAGATTTGTGTGAGCATGTGAGCACATTCCGCCTTACGTTGCTCCAATTGCTGCAGATACTTGTGATAATCGGCATCGCCACGTTGTTCAATCTCCGCATTGACGTTGACGAACCAGAGCAGAAAATCATTTGTATTCTGCAGTCCGCCCGCTGGCAATTGTTGTATGTCAACCTCACTGCTGGTTGCCAATTGTTTGTTGACTTCTTTAGTAGGAGTTGTGGCTGCCTATAAACAAATTTCggcacaataaataattgttgtttttgggggAATTGCGTGTCCCATTTGTTTACTTGCCGTTGTTTCGTCGTCCTGCCATAAGCTGGTTAGCACTTCCAAGTGCTCCTCTTGCTGAGCATTGAGTGCGGCGAGTGGATCGTTTTTGGTCTCCCATTGCATTAAACGATTTCGTATTTTAcgcaaattttcattttcactttgCGCGCTGGCGACGTCATCCATTTTCCTGCTGGAAgccaacaacacaacagctgTTCGTACGATTAAGTGTGCACACACCGTTAATTAATCGAACAGCTGTTCATCGGTTCGTATGCACACACTGTTAACTAATGGAACAGCTGTTTACCTATTCTGTGTGCACACACTTTGAAATTAACAGTGTCCATTAATATAACAGCTGTCGATAGGTATTGTGTTATCGTTAAGTTAATCGAAACTCTtagtttgctgctgttgcactttcGTTAGgcgttgtttctttttgttaaagtttttttatttggtccCAATGGCCCCACAGCCGGTGGTAACGGGCCTGTCGCCGAAGGAGGGTCCACCCGGTACACGTGTCATCATACGCGGCGAGTTCCTGGGCACTCGCATCCAAGATCTGATCGGTATTCGTCATCGTTTCTGACGCCCCCTGTTGTTGTAACTCGAGTCTCTTTTGCAGGTCTTAAAATTTGCGGCTCCGATTGCCTGTTGTCCGCCGAGTGGAAGTCGTCCAACAAAATCATTGCACGCAGTGGACCAGCTAAAGGCAAGGGTGACATCATTGTTACAACGCTCAGTGGCGGCGTCGGCACTTCAACAGTGCAATTTCGAGCCTATCACGAAACAATCGGACCTCTCAAGGAGTCGGCTGTGTGGATTGAGGAGTCGCCATCACAGAATTTTGCCTGGGGTCGGCGTACACTCGCCCAGTCTGGACTCACGCAAGAGGATCCGCTGGGTCTGTCCATCGAGGGCAATGAGCAGAAAATTCCCGAAGATTTGCGTGATTTGATTCCCGACGCTTGTGGAGATTTGTCGCAAGAAAATTTCTCGCCTGCCTGGTTTTTGCTAGAGAATCATTTGGCCACGTCGTTTGAGGATTTGAAAGCTGGCTTGGCTTACTTGAAGCGCAAGGTGGAGAGTCAAAAGGAGGGACAGCTGTCGTTTCTTAAATCAAATGCTGGTTCGGTCATTGATCAGTTGGACACGCTGATGAACATACGCGATAAGCTGCAAGAGGATGTCAAGCTGCATGGCAGCGAGCCACTCAACATACTGGAGCAGTCCATCGAGAGTAAGTTCATTTTATAGTTGAATTTCAATTCCGATTCAACTGTTCTTTTATCTTATGCTAGACTCCATCAGTGAATCCCAAAAGATCTTTACTGATGTGCTGGTACGCAAGGAGAAAGCCGACTCCACACGCTCGGTGCTCTTTGCGCTCTCCCGCCACAAATTTCTCTTCTGTCTGCCCAATGCCGTCGATCGCCGTGCGAAGGCAGCCGAATACGACATAGTCGTAAATGATTATTCGCGTGCTAAGAACTTGTTTGGCAAAACCGAGATACACATCTTTCGCCAGGTGCTGGAGGAGGTTGATCAACGCATACTGCTCATACGACGGCAGCTGCACGAAAAGGTTGTCAAGATGCCACAAAGCGTTGAGCAACAGAAGAAACTTATCAAGGCTTTGTCAAGTTTGGAACTACAGCAGAGCGGCACAACCGTTGGGGATCGTTTGCGCAATACGGATCCCGCCTGGGACGCCATTGAGGCGCGTGCTAAGTTCTTGGAGGCCACTTTCCGCCAGACGTTTGAGCAGCATGCCAACAAAGAGGCGAATGTGCAGGAAAAGTCCAAAAGTCGTGATCCCAGCCAGCCCCCCAGTCGCGTCAATTTCTGTGAAGAGCTTTGCGACATTGCCGCCTGTCAGCTGCCAGATTTGTGGCGCCTTGGACAGTTCTACTTCACGGGGGATCTGCGTGGCCCTCATGATCCTAAGCCGGGTGATTTTAAGCGCATGGTGTTGACGGCCATCGAGAAGTTCTGTGTGTATTTGAGGTTGGCCATTCTCATTGCTGCTGATCAACGTGCTTTGCGTCAGACGAGTGGACTCGCCTGGCCCATTGGCTCTTCGTCGGCTACACATCATTTTCTACCCTGGGTGCCACAATGTTTGCGTTACACAAGGATTGCTTACGCCACGTTGATTGGATTGGACTTACCCTCGGAAGCATTGGATATTATACAGCGATTGATTGATGAGGTGCGTCTGTTTTGTTTCTCTATCATATTTAAACGCGCTACGGATCGTTGCAAGAAACTGGATGCGCTGGAGACGTGGGAAATGAGTGTGGAAGAGTATCCAGGTGCAACTTCATTGCCAGCTGCCTTGGAGTCGCTACTAGTCGAGACCTTGGAAGAGGTGCAAACGGTTTGCATGCAGCCTGAGGCACGTGAGGGAAATCTGCTGGAACCACATTCGGATGGTCAGCGCGAGGTAACACAGCGACTGCAAGAGCTGCTCTCCGCGTTTAGCGGAGTGATTGCAGAGCTGGCGTTTGCCAGCCACGATGATGAGACGCCCACGCACAATGTATCGCAACTGCTTGGCTTTCCCAATGCCCAGCAACCTGAGTCGGTGTCGGGTGTGGGAAACTCGGTGGGCGCCGCAGTCAACTGGGAGCAACGGATGCTGTGCTGCTTAGCCAACTATGCGTACTGTAACAAGAGCTTCTTTCATCATCTGGGCAATTTGTTTGTGCGCTATGGATATCCACTGCCAACGCTTGCTATTGAGTCAGCACGCTACAATGTAAATCAGTTATTCACGAATTTGCTGGAGGAATATGTGGAGCACAAGGGTGATCCGCTGGTGGGCACCATTGAGCCCTCAATGTATTTGGGACGCTTTCAATGGGATCATGAGATGGAAATTGGTGCTGGACAATTGCGTCCCTATGCGCATGAATGCTGCGACAATTTGGTGGGCGTATACTCGGAAATTTATAGCATTTCACCGACGCTACTGCGTCCCATTCTCGAGTCCATTGTGCAGACCATCTCCGAGGAGTTGGCACGTCTTatgagttgtgtgcagcgcTTTAGTCACACGGGTGCGATCCAAGCACATGTGGACATTCGTCTGCTTCGCGATGCCCTCGAGAACTACACTAACGAGACGGCCAAGTAAGCGGACTCTACTAAACCTTTACAACCCGATATCAACTGTTTTACTCTCGTTCTAGAAACTACTTTTTGGAGGCACTGGAGGCCATTAGTCCGCCGCTGAATGGCGAACAGAAGCGCAAAGCGGATGAAATACTGGAGCGTGTGAAGCGCAACATGCGACTGCAGTTGCTCTGCTTTGCGGTTAAGGAGCCTTAAGCATGCCCGACACATTCCTCCACTCTGATTAGACGTTAAACGGATCGATCTTAAAGGATGCTCTCAACTTTATTTGTAAATGATTAAAGCACACACATGCtacttatataatattaattattacatTGTTTTCTTCAACTCATCGAGCATAGGTTTAATATCGAAActaattttggaattttcatCGGTGGGGTGCTTTGCTATCCACTGCTTGATGGCCTGCTCTATGTCGATGGTATTGAGCGTCTCCTGTACGCGCTGTTTGATGGGATTTTCGATGGCATCCATTATTTGATAGCGCAACAAATTGGGCAGCACATTAACAGCAAACTCCATCACATAGTCCAATGTGCCAGCGCCGCTGCAACGCACTTGAATGTTGCCCAAATCCAATTGCAGATCCTTGATCAGCGGCCGTTGACGCGTGTCGAGAGCCTGACTAAACTCCAACGTGGCGCGCAGATGATGCACCGTGAACTGTACGTGTCCAATGCGTGACATCATGCCCATGCCAACCTCCCATTGTCCGGCACCCGACAGTTCTTGGGTGCCCACTTGAAAGCGCATCGTGATCGTGTTGTTCACCAGAGCCACCGTTACGTTGCCCACGCGATAGAAGCTAGAGACGCCACGTATCCAAGTGTTTGTTAGCTGAGCACTCAACACGCCCATGGTGCGATTCATGTCCGGCAAATGATACGGATCAAAGCCATATTCACGCACCTGCTTGCGTGTCTGTGCAATCATGGTGTCCAATGGCCTAATGGAGTTGGGCATGCGGGGATCTCCGAGCTTTTCAACAACAAACTTATCGATCTCTGCGCTCAGCTGCTTTTCTACATCACTCAGCATAAACGGCTTCATGGCGTCAAACACTAGATTGGGCGCGGAGTTGAGTACGCCTTGGAACATGCTGCCCATGAAGCCGAGATTCTGGAAATCCATGGACATTTCACCAAACGTAATGTCCGTCTTCATTTGATCCACTGCTAGACGGCCATCGCTCTGTGCAGCCAGCGTGGCCAAGGCTGTGAAATGAACCCTTCTCAATGTGATCGAGCACGGTCCGTTAGAGTTTGAGAATAAGGCGGCTAATTTGTATCTGCCTTTGACCACCATTTCGTCTAGCGTTACGTGTCCGGTTACCTAAAGATGCAGAAATTATGACGATTTTAGCAGACTACAGATCCAGCAATAGGGAATGGGAATTGATTCCATTGActatgatgatgattatttCAACCGAAGCTGGCAGCTTTAGGTTTACAATTGCGCTCATGATTGATTTTATTTCGAATTAAAGTTGGCGACTGTTGAAGCTAATTATATAATATCTTTCGAATTAATGGAGCAATTCTACAAAATATTCAGAAAACTTTTAGAAGGTATTAAGTGTTGTTTATGCCAAAATGTAATTATCTACGATTGAATTAGATTGTCTcagaaaacttttaaaatggGGTTTAATTGGgcacaatatttttctttgatATGAAAGACTTGGAAGGATGGAAGTTTAAGCAAGCGGACAGAGCTGACAAATTTATCTAAACTGTTCTTAATTAGTTTGACTTGCCAGCATATCCTTCAAGTCCATATTGATGCTAGTGATGCGGAATTTGGACAGGCCGTAAGCCTTCAATTCCATCATGTTAAGTGTGCCGACGCCAATGCTCTTTGCCACATTAGGACAATCCATAGGATCCGCAACCTCCACAGCAGAAGACGGTAGACCAACCGGATCTTCTTGCTTGAAATGTTCTAGCAGTGCCTCAACTTGTGCGGCCACGCGATTCTCAGTGGCCATGGCATTATGTGCGTCATTTCCATCGTCATCGAAAGCTTCTAAGGGGTTTGCGACAAGGTGACAAGGTTCAATTCATCTATGTTGTATAAATACCATGCTCACCATTCACATCCTGTGAGTGCGTTTGTGTAAGCGATAAAAGTGCCACGAGTAAAATTATCAGCGTCTTCATCTTATTATTTCTTActattatttatactatatatgtatgtatgcttatcagttcaacaacaacaacaatgggaaCGAGAAAAGAATACGGATGCGGATGCTATAAGTGCTGCATCTACTCGGCTCCGATTTCAACTGACGACTGGCGCGAGTTAATCAACAGATAATGATGCTCACTTCACATATGTAGCCAGCCAGCCGACGCTTATCTAAGGGCACAGCAGCTGTCCGAGCAGATCCGATCCGATTCGAGCTCAAAACAATTGAGTTTAGCTCCGGCTCGGCTCTTTTGATTAATCTCCGCTTTGAGTGTAGTTTTGTTGTGTTACACTCAAACATCATTGAAAAATTTTTACTCTTCTACTCTTTAAAGTATTTCCAGAATTTACCTTCAACCTTCAGATTATATTTCTGATCGATTTCATTTGTCTGAAGAAATATAGCTCCTATATCCATTCTTGCTTTTCgatttgataatatttctaaataatattaatagatACCTTTGctctttaaaatatagttgCAAAATTTGTGACTAAATCGCAAATCCTTTTATCTTagtttctccttttttttaatataaatatatattacgtTTTAATaggcataaatattttctttattaaagcTGAAACGTCGAAGAGAAATGATGCGAATACTTGTCCAATTTGGTTATAATAGAAtgaataatttctttattgcaatttccatttgcaaatatataaataatcttaaCTTATGAAAAAAAATGGGTTTCACGTGctcaaaaaaaagttgtatgttcaaaaaaaaaaggtttcaTGCTCAAAAAAAGGTTcttagcttaaaaaaaaaattgacttatagctattaaaaaaattgtcttatgcatatgaaaaaaattttgctTATAGTTATGAAAAAAATTGTCTTATACATATGAAAAAAATTGccttaaatatatcaaaaaaattttgttttgtttttggtttacaGCGACCGCATTATTAAGGaagtttcaatatttttacGATTCGATTATGCGTTAGACGATTGAAAAATCGACCCCTTTTTGCAAAACTGTTGAATGTTTAAAAATTCTAGTTTTACAATTGTACAATCAATGTAAAAAAGGGGTCGAAATATTGATTagaattaaattgtttgtttgactATTGCTTTCACTTTCGCCTAAGATAAGTTCGACATGCGGTGCCTGACTCTGTTTACCATACATTCTTGAATGTACGTACATATAGATTATTATCACTTAGGGatcataaataatttcaattgtcCAGTAAAGATTCCTAGCAACAACTTAAGGAATCGCTGCTGGTTACAAAATACAtgtatacaaatgtatgtgtAGTTAACGTTGA
This DNA window, taken from Drosophila nasuta strain 15112-1781.00 chromosome 2L, ASM2355853v1, whole genome shotgun sequence, encodes the following:
- the LOC132783648 gene encoding conserved oligomeric Golgi complex subunit 3 — translated: MDDVASAQSENENLRKIRNRLMQWETKNDPLAALNAQQEEHLEVLTSLWQDDETTATTTPTKEVNKQLATSSEVDIQQLPAGGLQNTNDFLLWFVNVNAEIEQRGDADYHKYLQQLEQRKAECAHMLTQISVAMERLGALSSEYEFVSQKTSALNTASEQLIDEQQKLQELNSEIQRRLHYFSQVELLLQRLQSPTLSVASEAFRECLNKIDECLNYLAEHPNFKDAAAYNVKYKQCLAKATGLVRNYIINVINQATEATLNPRNNSGDAALQAPDAAFALYYGKYQTSAAKVKRVAQLIETRLENSNSSEYSQLMTDLQQHYLAQRASVMSPAVNQSIQNVKNAHKGDHCSLTRSACAFLVHVCQDEQRLYYQFFSTGAPHLTVYLEGLCTILYDTMRPFIIHINHLETLAEICSILRIEMLEEHVQQNPAALEAFATIAHQLLQDVQERLVFRAHLYLQSDIQNYNPSTGDLAYPEKLEMMESIALSLQEPTQLRRSDSRASMMSTEAESVDTAYRVKQMNSPADLHGMWYPTVRRTLVCLSRLYRCVDRPIFQGLSQEALRVCIQSVSQAAVKIGAAKTPIDGELFEIKHLLILREQIAPFRVDFTVKETSLDFSKVKTAAFGLLQKRKQLFSMGSNNALLEFLLEGTPQIKEHLLDSRKEVDRQLKTVCEQYIKDAVHMLVGPLITFLDKAQALLATTTTSDASKEPGATAKVNYVLRQSSWASPQQISSIIQETQRLIKAKLAVLQRAMQLYLSNRDTEFIIFRPIRNNIIQSFVKLEQLLTTNGYTQDDMIITSCPSAEQVSILLSSASILAAEGVASFAAAARKISTSSSTGGDSTVGRKLSTISNKEQQQQQQQAVVIEEPESEQVAPAVVSDE
- the LOC132783638 gene encoding exocyst complex component 2, whose protein sequence is MAPQPVVTGLSPKEGPPGTRVIIRGEFLGTRIQDLIGLKICGSDCLLSAEWKSSNKIIARSGPAKGKGDIIVTTLSGGVGTSTVQFRAYHETIGPLKESAVWIEESPSQNFAWGRRTLAQSGLTQEDPLGLSIEGNEQKIPEDLRDLIPDACGDLSQENFSPAWFLLENHLATSFEDLKAGLAYLKRKVESQKEGQLSFLKSNAGSVIDQLDTLMNIRDKLQEDVKLHGSEPLNILEQSIENSISESQKIFTDVLVRKEKADSTRSVLFALSRHKFLFCLPNAVDRRAKAAEYDIVVNDYSRAKNLFGKTEIHIFRQVLEEVDQRILLIRRQLHEKVVKMPQSVEQQKKLIKALSSLELQQSGTTVGDRLRNTDPAWDAIEARAKFLEATFRQTFEQHANKEANVQEKSKSRDPSQPPSRVNFCEELCDIAACQLPDLWRLGQFYFTGDLRGPHDPKPGDFKRMVLTAIEKFCVYLRLAILIAADQRALRQTSGLAWPIGSSSATHHFLPWVPQCLRYTRIAYATLIGLDLPSEALDIIQRLIDEVRLFCFSIIFKRATDRCKKLDALETWEMSVEEYPGATSLPAALESLLVETLEEVQTVCMQPEAREGNLLEPHSDGQREVTQRLQELLSAFSGVIAELAFASHDDETPTHNVSQLLGFPNAQQPESVSGVGNSVGAAVNWEQRMLCCLANYAYCNKSFFHHLGNLFVRYGYPLPTLAIESARYNVNQLFTNLLEEYVEHKGDPLVGTIEPSMYLGRFQWDHEMEIGAGQLRPYAHECCDNLVGVYSEIYSISPTLLRPILESIVQTISEELARLMSCVQRFSHTGAIQAHVDIRLLRDALENYTNETAKNYFLEALEAISPPLNGEQKRKADEILERVKRNMRLQLLCFAVKEP
- the LOC132783682 gene encoding uncharacterized protein LOC132783682 isoform X2, yielding MKTLIILLVALLSLTQTHSQDVNGEHAFDDDGNDAHNAMATENRVAAQVEALLEHFKQEDPVGLPSSAVEVADPMDCPNVAKSIGVGTLNMMELKAYGLSKFRITSINMDLKDMLVTGHVTLDEMVVKGRYKLAALFSNSNGPCSITLRRVHFTALATLAAQSDGRLAVDQMKTDITFGEMSMDFQNLGFMGSMFQGVLNSAPNLVFDAMKPFMLSDVEKQLSAEIDKFVVEKLGDPRMPNSIRPLDTMIAQTRKQVREYGFDPYHLPDMNRTMGVLSAQLTNTWIRGVSSFYRVGNVTVALVNNTITMRFQVGTQELSGAGQWEVGMGMMSRIGHVQFTVHHLRATLEFSQALDTRQRPLIKDLQLDLGNIQVRCSGAGTLDYVMEFAVNVLPNLLRYQIMDAIENPIKQRVQETLNTIDIEQAIKQWIAKHPTDENSKISFDIKPMLDELKKTM
- the LOC132783682 gene encoding uncharacterized protein LOC132783682 isoform X4 codes for the protein MKTLIILLVALLSLTQTHSQDVNAFDDDGNDAHNAMATENRVAAQVEALLEHFKQEDPVGLPSSAVEVADPMDCPNVAKSIGVGTLNMMELKAYGLSKFRITSINMDLKDMLVTGHVTLDEMVVKGRYKLAALFSNSNGPCSITLRRVHFTALATLAAQSDGRLAVDQMKTDITFGEMSMDFQNLGFMGSMFQGVLNSAPNLVFDAMKPFMLSDVEKQLSAEIDKFVVEKLGDPRMPNSIRPLDTMIAQTRKQVREYGFDPYHLPDMNRTMGVLSAQLTNTWIRGVSSFYRVGNVTVALVNNTITMRFQVGTQELSGAGQWEVGMGMMSRIGHVQFTVHHLRATLEFSQALDTRQRPLIKDLQLDLGNIQVRCSGAGTLDYVMEFAVNVLPNLLRYQIMDAIENPIKQRVQETLNTIDIEQAIKQWIAKHPTDENSKISFDIKPMLDELKKTM
- the LOC132783682 gene encoding uncharacterized protein LOC132783682 isoform X3 — protein: MKTLIILLVALLSLTQTHSQDVNEAFDDDGNDAHNAMATENRVAAQVEALLEHFKQEDPVGLPSSAVEVADPMDCPNVAKSIGVGTLNMMELKAYGLSKFRITSINMDLKDMLVTGHVTLDEMVVKGRYKLAALFSNSNGPCSITLRRVHFTALATLAAQSDGRLAVDQMKTDITFGEMSMDFQNLGFMGSMFQGVLNSAPNLVFDAMKPFMLSDVEKQLSAEIDKFVVEKLGDPRMPNSIRPLDTMIAQTRKQVREYGFDPYHLPDMNRTMGVLSAQLTNTWIRGVSSFYRVGNVTVALVNNTITMRFQVGTQELSGAGQWEVGMGMMSRIGHVQFTVHHLRATLEFSQALDTRQRPLIKDLQLDLGNIQVRCSGAGTLDYVMEFAVNVLPNLLRYQIMDAIENPIKQRVQETLNTIDIEQAIKQWIAKHPTDENSKISFDIKPMLDELKKTM
- the LOC132783682 gene encoding uncharacterized protein LOC132783682 isoform X1; the protein is MKTLIILLVALLSLTQTHSQDVNGEHEAFDDDGNDAHNAMATENRVAAQVEALLEHFKQEDPVGLPSSAVEVADPMDCPNVAKSIGVGTLNMMELKAYGLSKFRITSINMDLKDMLVTGHVTLDEMVVKGRYKLAALFSNSNGPCSITLRRVHFTALATLAAQSDGRLAVDQMKTDITFGEMSMDFQNLGFMGSMFQGVLNSAPNLVFDAMKPFMLSDVEKQLSAEIDKFVVEKLGDPRMPNSIRPLDTMIAQTRKQVREYGFDPYHLPDMNRTMGVLSAQLTNTWIRGVSSFYRVGNVTVALVNNTITMRFQVGTQELSGAGQWEVGMGMMSRIGHVQFTVHHLRATLEFSQALDTRQRPLIKDLQLDLGNIQVRCSGAGTLDYVMEFAVNVLPNLLRYQIMDAIENPIKQRVQETLNTIDIEQAIKQWIAKHPTDENSKISFDIKPMLDELKKTM